ACCGCCACGCCCGTCAGGAACTTGTCCCACGCCGCCTGCATCTCCACGGTGAACTCGTCCTGCAGGTGGGAGGCCAGCACCACCTGGAAACACTGGATCAGCAGCTGCGGGGGCACAGGTGCGGGTGAGGGCGCTGCCTCCGCGGGCCCTGCTgccccccgtcccctccccccgAGGCCGCGGCGCGCTCACCGGGAAGTTAGAGGGGTCCACGCGCAGCACCTGGGCGTGCAGGTCGGCCAGCGGCCTCAGCGCAGCGCGCAGGTTGTCCAGGTGCTGCACGGCCACGCCCACCGCCTCCAGCATGCGCCGCCCGTGGCTCAGCAGCTGCGCCTCGTCGGCGCAGGGGCCCAGGTGCGGGAAGTAGG
The genomic region above belongs to Vulpes lagopus strain Blue_001 chromosome 3, ASM1834538v1, whole genome shotgun sequence and contains:
- the HBM gene encoding hemoglobin subunit mu; the protein is MLSAQERAQVAQVWDLIAGHEAAFGAELLLRLFTVYPSTKTYFPHLGPCADEAQLLSHGRRMLEAVGVAVQHLDNLRAALRPLADLHAQVLRVDPSNFPLLIQCFQVVLASHLQDEFTVEMQAAWDKFLTGVAVVLTEKYR